The genomic segment AGGCCTCGTTGGAAGCATCAGGTTCTGGGGCTTGCTCTGTTTTCATTCGGTCAAGAAATCCGTGCTAAAAAGGGGTGATGACAAAAAAATCGCAGAGGGCTGATATCCGGCCGTCTGCGGGCATGGATTTTAGACAGGCGTGTGCAATCGCGACCCGCTCCTGTCATTTCAGCTGCTTCAGTTCAGTCAGAAATTCTGCTTTGGCCTGAAAGTTCCGATACACGGAGGCGAAACGGACATAGGCCACCTCATCCAGGCTGCGCAGCTCCGCCAGCACCGCTTCACCGATGACGCTGGACTCGATCTCGTCGATGCCGTCGTCGCGCAGGCCGTTCTCTATTTTGGCCGCCATCTGTTCGATGGCGCCCATGCTGATGGGTCGTTTGATGCAGGCGATCTGGATCGACCGCACCAGCTTTTGCCGGTCGAACTCTTCACGTCGGTTGTCCTGCTTGATGACCCAGAGCGGTATGTCATCGACCTGCTCCCGGGTGGTAAAGCGTCGCCGGCATTTCAGGCATTCGCGTCTACGGCGAATGGAGCGGCCCCCGTCCCGCGTGCGCGAGTCGATCACTTTGCTGTCGTGATAACTGCAGAAGGGACATCTCATGGCTGATCCTGGACAAAGGCCAACACACTTTTACGACTGATCTTACAACTTAGGAAAAATATCGCTTTTATCCAAGAAATTAATCAAAGCGCCTCCGCATACAGGGGAAAGCGGCCGCAGAGTTCCTTCACTTCACTGAGCACCTGCCGTTGGATCGCCGGGTCCGTCAGATGGGAGAGCACCCGGTCGATGAATCCGGCGATCTGCCGCATCTCAGACTCCCGCATCCCCCGCGTGGTCATGGCTGGAGTGCCCAGGCGAATGCCGCTGGTGACAAAGGGGCTCTGAGTGTCGAATGGCACCATGTTCTTGTTGACGGTGATGCCGGCCGCTTCCAGAGCCTTTTCCGCATCCCGGCCGGTGAGACCGCGGTCGCTCAAGTCCAGCAGCATCACATGCGTATCCGTGCCGCCGGAGACGATGTGATAGCCGCGCGCCATCAGTTCGGCGCTGAGCGCTTGGGCGTTGGCAACCACTTGCTGCTGATAGAGCACAAATGCAGGCTGTAGGGCTTCCTGGAACGCCACCGCTTTGGCGGCGATGACATGCATCAACGGCCCGCCCTGAAAGCCAGGAAAGACGTTGCTGTCGATGATCTCTGAAACCAGCTTGAGCTTTCCTTTGGGTGTGGTCACGCCCATATCATTTTCGCCATCCTGTCCGATCAGAATCATGCCGCCGCGCGGGCCGCGCAATGTCTTGTGCGTCGTGGTGGTGACTGCATGACACCAGGGCAACGGGCTGGGGATCACGCCGGCAGCGATCAATCCGGCCGGATGGGCGATATCGGAGATCAGCTTGGCGTTGATCCGGTCGGCGATGGCGCGAAAACCCGCGTAATCGATTTTACGGCTGTAGGCGCTGGCGCCGGTGATGATCATTTTCGGCCGCTCGCGCAGCGCGAGGGTCTCCACCTGGTTCATGTCGATGAAGCCGTCCCGGCCGACACCGTAATGGACCATGTGGAAAAATCGTCCGGAGAAATTGACCGGGCTGCCGTGGGTGAGGTGGCCGCCGTGCGAAAGATCCATGCCCATCACCGTGTCGCCATGACGGACAAAGCTGAAATAAGCCGCCAGATTCGCCTGCGAGCCGGAATGGGGCTGCACATTGGCGTGTTGGGCGTTGAAGAGCTTTTTCGCCCGCTCGCGCGCCAGATCTTCCACCGTGTCCACATGCTCACAGCCGCCGTAATAGCGTTTGCCCGGATAGCCCTCGGCGTATTTGTTGGTCATCACCTGCCCCATCGCCTGCAGTACCGCCGGGCTGACAAAATTTTCCGATGCGATCAGTTCCAGCTTTTCGTTCTGGCGCTTGAGTTCTTCGCCGATGGCGGCAAAGACCGCCGGGTCGCTCTGCTGCAGTTCTTTCATGGTATGGTCTACCTCTGCGTCAATTGATGAATTTTTTGCACCCGCTGTGCATGCCGCCCCCCCTCAAAGTCGGTTTGTAGAAACACGTCGACGATCTTTTCCGCCATTTCCGGCGAGATCACCCGGCCGCCCAGAGCCAGCATATTGGCGTCGTTATGTTTGCGCGCCATCTCGGCCATATACTCAGAGCAGCAGAGAGCGGCGCGGATTCCGCGCACTTTGTTGGCGGTGATGGAGATGCCGATGCCGGTGCCGCAGATGATGATGCCCATCGCGCACTGGCCGGAGGCGACCGCCTGAGCCGCCGCATAGCCGTAATCCGGATAATCGACCCGTTCCTCAGAACGCACTCCCAGATCCAGATACTCCAGTCGGCGGCGTTCGAGGTACGCCACCACAGCCTTTTTCAACTCAAACCCAGCGTGGTCGGAAGCGATGGCGATGGACATGGGGACTCCAGCAAGGTTGATTCAAACAGAAGAGGCTCCGCGCTTAATTTCTGCCGGTCGCGAACCAGCGCTCGCGTCCCATCACACTGACAGAAAACCGCAGGATCTTTTCCTCATAGAGAAAATGGGTGTGCTCCCCGCGCAGGCCGAATTCCACCGCCATATCAACGCGGCCGTTGTCCCGCTTGAAAGGCAAGGAGACGCCGGTGGTGATGAACCGCTCGCTCACTGCGTCGCCGGCGGCGTTGGTGTACGGCAGCTGTGCGAAATAGGCGCCGAGACGCCAGGCGATGCGCTGCGAATAACGATCCGTGGGCCGATTGCTCTGCAGATATTCCACGCCGCCGCCGATGCGCTGATA from the bacterium genome contains:
- the nrdR gene encoding transcriptional repressor NrdR, which gives rise to MRCPFCSYHDSKVIDSRTRDGGRSIRRRRECLKCRRRFTTREQVDDIPLWVIKQDNRREEFDRQKLVRSIQIACIKRPISMGAIEQMAAKIENGLRDDGIDEIESSVIGEAVLAELRSLDEVAYVRFASVYRNFQAKAEFLTELKQLK
- a CDS encoding serine hydroxymethyltransferase: MKELQQSDPAVFAAIGEELKRQNEKLELIASENFVSPAVLQAMGQVMTNKYAEGYPGKRYYGGCEHVDTVEDLARERAKKLFNAQHANVQPHSGSQANLAAYFSFVRHGDTVMGMDLSHGGHLTHGSPVNFSGRFFHMVHYGVGRDGFIDMNQVETLALRERPKMIITGASAYSRKIDYAGFRAIADRINAKLISDIAHPAGLIAAGVIPSPLPWCHAVTTTTHKTLRGPRGGMILIGQDGENDMGVTTPKGKLKLVSEIIDSNVFPGFQGGPLMHVIAAKAVAFQEALQPAFVLYQQQVVANAQALSAELMARGYHIVSGGTDTHVMLLDLSDRGLTGRDAEKALEAAGITVNKNMVPFDTQSPFVTSGIRLGTPAMTTRGMRESEMRQIAGFIDRVLSHLTDPAIQRQVLSEVKELCGRFPLYAEAL
- the rpiB gene encoding ribose 5-phosphate isomerase B, whose product is MSIAIASDHAGFELKKAVVAYLERRRLEYLDLGVRSEERVDYPDYGYAAAQAVASGQCAMGIIICGTGIGISITANKVRGIRAALCCSEYMAEMARKHNDANMLALGGRVISPEMAEKIVDVFLQTDFEGGRHAQRVQKIHQLTQR